Genomic segment of Colletotrichum destructivum chromosome 5, complete sequence:
TGTcttggtgctgctgctccgcctccgccagactTGTTGCCATCCGCACCTGTTGTTggaggccgacgatgcggtcCCTGAAGTGGATGACAACATGCTCGAGCGCGTCAAGTCCCTTTCCTTGACTGTCGTCCAGCGGCTCACCGAGAAATCCCGCGCCCTCGAGAATGCCGACGCTATCAACGAAGGCTTTGAGTGCCCCATCTGCTACGACATGATGCCCGACCCGACCATCCCACTTCCTTGTGGTCATGAGCTCTGCGCCGGGTGTCTCAAGCAGCACGTCGACAACGCCAAACGTGAAAACCTTAGGAACGGTGAGGACGAAGGCCAGGTCAAGTGCGCCGTCTGCAGGGGCCCGTTGAACCCGGCAAACATCATTACCTATGCGGCCTTCAAAAAGGTCCACATGCCGGAAGAGGCCAGCGGCAGCTCCGAGGATGAAGAGTCGGATGGATCCGTCTGGAGcagcgatgatgacgacgaggaggagggcgacgaagaatCTGATGCGGACGATGTCGATAAGAGAGGCAATCTCAAGAACTTTGTCATTCCCGACATCTACGCTGATATTAGTGATGGTGAAGACGGGTCGTCCGCCTCTCCGGCGCCAAAGCCCGAGACacccaagaagaagaaaaagaagcaaaagagcaAGGGAAAGCAGAAGGCGGTCGTCTCCCCGAGtaaggaggccaagaagaggctcaagaagatcaagggATCCATGTTACAGTCCCTGCGCAAGGACGCCAAGAAGAACGCCGCTGCATGGAGAGACTACACTAAGTACCTGAGCCACCACTGGCTCACTTCCTCCAAGACCAGAGCCTGTGTGGAGCTTCTCCGAACAATCCAGGAGACTGGCGAGAAGaccatcatcttctcccaGTGGACAATGCTTCTGGATCTTTTGCAGGTTGCGATCAAGAAGGAGGGTCTCAACATCAGGCACTGTCGCTATACGGGTGAGATGAGCATGGCACAGCGGGACGACACAGCCTTCACCTTCTCGACGGACCCGAGCATGAAGGTCATGATGGTTTCTCTGCGCGCCGGAAATGCCGGTCTCAATCTTGTCTCGGCTTCTCGAGTCATCATCATGGACCCTTTCTGGAATCCTTACATTGAGATGCAGGCAGTGGATCGAGCGCACCGCATCGGCCAACAGAGGCCGGTGAAGGTGTATCGCATCCTGACGCAAGAGACGGTGGAGGACCGTATCATCCAGCTtcaggagaagaagagggcgacggtCGATGCTGCTTTGGACGAGCGGGAGGGCGCCAAACTGGCCGGTCTCAGCATGACGGAACTCCGGTTCTTGTTCAACCTCTGAGCGACATGTCAACCACCTTTCAATCGGTTTTTGGGTACCCGCAAGGGTTTTGTTCACCAAAACCGCTACGATTTACGACAATCTGGGTTTGCTTGGCCAGGAAGGCTAATTTTCGGCCTCGTGGGGTCAGATCTACTTGGTCTTTAGGAATCGGGAGGGGTCTTGTTTTACGGGGAGGTGTCAAGGTATTACGGCTGGCttatttttttctttcttctcatTCGGCTGCATCACCAGATGGGCTAGATAGGGAGCGGGGGGAAGCGAAAACACGATACACGAGACGCGCTTCACAGCCGCACCGGGGGGGATGTTGTAGGGCATCTCGGTTCTGTACTCTCTCGCATGTCACCGTATCTTTCGTCTTCTTTTGGGATCAAAACTTGGTTCATGGTGGCGTCCAAGGTTCATTCATGGTCAGGGTCAGGATGACAGCGCAGTCATAGCGGCATGCGAGATTTGCTCACAGGAATTTCGTCGGCCCGTAGCCGCGAGAGCCGATAGATATCAATATCATTCAACTTGCTCATAGGAAAGAAACGCGTTCATATGCATCCGAGTTCTTGACAGATGTGTGATCCTCCTATTGGAGATTGCAAGCGAAAGCCAAACGATGCTCAGGGATGAGGAAAGTAAAACTAATACGATGGCGGCCCCGCATCCCTACAAACACCGGCTTGAATTTCCTACTTATCGAGCTAAACCTTAACCATAGTCATCAATCACATCCGATATGGTGTAGTGGCCAACATGATGCCCTCTCATCCACTTGAGAGGTTAGGCATAGCCCCGAGTTCGATTCTCGGTTTCGGAACATTTCATCATCAGTTCTGGTGAcctctttttttgttttttgtcTTCGACGTGACTGAATGaacgaagggggggagacTCGTCAGTTTTCCGACAGTATAGGTTCTATTTTCTAAGTCTTCGTACGTGCTGACTGCCCAATTGATTGAACGAGGGTGGGTCATCGTAACCATTACAAGAACACATCCGATACCACTTGAGGATGAATATAACACAAGGAGCTAGCTAGCTTCGGTCTGGTCTTCCTTAATGCGATTTACTTCTCTCTTCGACGATTCTTGTCACATGAGGGGGCGCGCTGGTTGGGCCTACATCACGACGACCGTCACAAGACCTCAAGTGGGAAGGAACTTGGGCATGGGATGAGCAGAGGGCACAAAAACTTGCGTCAATCGGAATTTTCGCCTTCTCTCGCTCTTTTGGAGGATTTCTTGTGACATGGGGCGGGCGTTGCCGAATGAACTCTGTAATCACTACCTTGGGGACCGCCTGATGTAGTGTGGTGTTTTCCCAAGAACCATCCGATCGGCTCCAGCTGCATGTGTTTGTGTGGAATACACAAAAGGAGGCAACAGCGTCTGCACCTGGTggtcgtcgccatcaagaGGGCCTCTGCAGTCTAATGCCACTACGTGTTAAAAACGCTTACACATCGGTGGCACTGAGTGAACGTCGTTTCCGCGTGCTTTCCTCGGCTTACTGCAAAGAAACGTCTCCTTCCCCAGTGTCGTAGAAAAGTTTCTCCCTTGGTATGAGTTGGTACATCCGTCCTCGGAGacgtgtgtgcgtgtgtgtgtgtgtgtgtgtgtgtgtgtaggtGGGTCTTGGGGGACAAATGAGGCCGGTATAGAATAGACGGGGAAAACGACGTCTACGTCCATGACTTGTCCGCGGATTCCTGTCGTTGCATGGTCTCCTGGATATCCTAGATCTCCTTAGACTGGACAACTGCCGCGACAATGTCGCCAATGTGCGGCTGGGTAGCAGACTTTCCGGCGTCTTCGCCAACGGCCGGCCAGGCCCAGCGCTTAATGAGAGGCTTATCTCCGGCGCGCCAGGCGGCGCCGATCTGGAGCGTCGGGCGGCCCTGGGGTCCGttgccgaggatgtcgaAGCGGACCTCGCGCGTCTCCGTGTCGATGTCGCGGATGGCGGTGCCGCGAACGGACTTGGTCCactcggcgagggcaggGTCCGAGGgctcggaggaggggggagggatgaaAGACATGGCGAAGTCGGCCAGAGCGTGGGATGCAGCATTGGCAATATACAGCTGTACCGATGAGAAGTCCGGGTACGGGTCGCGCGAGGGGGGATAGGAGACCTGGAGGGTGCTTGGTGCGGGTTCGGGGTTCGGGGGCTCGGCGAGGCTGGGGAGGAGTTGGAGCTGGAACTGTGTTGTCGTcagggggaggaggaatgTGCGGCCGCGGATCTGGAGGCGGGATGTCGGGGTGAGGGTCAGCTCGACTTGGAAGTCCGCTGGTGATGTGAGCATGTTGGTGAGCGCCTGCGAGGCGTTAGGGCGGTTGGAAGCGCCGCCCGAGGTGTTCTTCAGGTCGGCGGTCGGGCACGGCGGAGTGTTCAgggtgaaggcggcggctTGGACGCCGGCGCGTCGTAAGATGCGGGTGATGTCACCGGCGAAGCTGGTGACCTGCTCGACGGAGCGGTCATATAGGATCTTGGCGATGATGGGTCTCAGTAGGTGGTACTGGTTCTGGGCCTGGTTGCGTCGCTGATGGGGAGGCGTCGGCCGTAGGCGCTGAAGCTCGTTCAGACGATGGGCATGGCTGAGGAGAATGTGAAGGCCGAGATGTGTCGCTTCCGCAAGTACATTGTCGTCAGACGTGCCCGTAACGGCAACATTATCCTCGAGCGACTCGAGCTCGAGTGTCAGGCTTGGGCCGGAGGCAGGGTTGAAATTGATGGAGTCGTTGTTCGCGCGCACTCCGTAAGAGGCCAGCGAATGCGCTTCGCGATGCAGCTCGTGCCAGAGCTCTTGCGCGAAGATGGTGTTTCGGGCTTCGAGAACTCGGTCCGGCAGGAGGGCCGAGTCCGGTACTGAAGATCCGATGGCTAGACGGCCGGTTGTCTCACCGGATCTGCTCACGGTGATGGAGAGACGTTGAGAACCGGCACCGACTCTGCCATGCTGCAATAATGctgtgccgtcgtcgccgcgtcgCAGGGGCGCAAGACTGCTGTTCCTGAATTCGGGCGAAGCTGTGAAGGTCAGCTATGCCGTCCACCCAGAAAAAATGAACGTAGGAGGGGCACCTACCTTCTGAGAACCCAAATCTCACCCCGAGAGTATGTCGTTCCGCCGGCAGCCTGCACATTGACCATCCGGCCTGATGCACTGCTAGCACCTCGTTCCAGTACTTTGCTTCGCGTTCCACTTCTTTGCTCAGATGGCTCGCCGCCTTGTCCGCCGACTCCTTCGTCGTTTCGATGTCGAGCAGCGCCCAGCCCAGAGACACGTCGCGGTTGTCCTTGGCGCGCTCGGCGTCTCTTTGTTTCTGTTCCTCGTTGTCTTCGCGCTTCGCAATCCCGAGGGTGCCTATGCCGGTCCATTCACGCAATGCTTGGGAGAGGGTGACGCCAGCTTGGGCGGGGCTTTCTTTCGAGAGCAGCAATGAGACAAAGTCGAGAGTCATGAGAGCGGCGTTTTGCGCGACACTATGATGGCATTGTCAGTATTTGCTTCGTGAGACAAATTGACCGGCAGACCGACTCGATATTCCTCAGCACCTCCATTCGCGCCGCGCCAGCATCTGGAGGCtcctcgctgtcgtcgattccctcggccatggccgtatcttcctccttcacctcTGCCGCATCATTTTGCTTATTCTCAAGCTCCTCCCTAAGACTCTCCTCGGTAACATTTCGGAAACCGCGGTCTGACTGCACGCGGGCAATGAACTCGCCGAGGCTCTTGGGTTTGCGACTGCCCGTTGGGATCgggtggagggaggagaagggcatcgAACTGCCAGACGCCATTATGGGCAATCTTTCGGCGGTGCGATTACCACGTGCCGACTCGAATGATTATGCAACGGTCGGGGGGTCAGGATTGAAGTGCGTAAAGCGGTAGCATGTTCGGGGGCTTGTATCGCGAAAAAGTGAGAAGTAGTAAGGCTGGCGGGCGAGGCTGGATGTGAATGAGAGAAAGAGCTACGGATTGGCTGCAGTGACCGTTACAGCCAAAGATCCACCGGGCAGGGAGCCAATCACCGAGGTCATCTTCTCGGTCACCATCGGTGTTTACCGAGGCTCACCGAAGAGCTTTCACGATCAACATCGCGAGGGGGAAATCAGGTCATGATTCCGATAAGTAGTTCGTGGGCAACAACACCAGACAGCATCCCGCATCGCATGGTGTTGGACAAGTCATCAGCCAGATCTCGATCAACTCATTGGTGACCCCCCAAGGGTAAGTAAtaccggcgccggcggtaCATGCGATGTGTCGGCGCAACCGCAAATAAGAGGCCGAAATGTAGCATCAATCACCTATCTGATGTCACGATTTCTGTTTGCATCACTTGAAaaaacgaagaagaagaaaaaaagacatgTCCAACGACTCGTGATGTGAATTCGAGATTGAGAACCgtctgccgtcgccgtcactTCGGAGGGACATCCCTGCATCCCTGCGAGAGGCTGGAGTCACCCTACCTCAGCTTATTCGTTGGAGGTGGAAACAGTTGGAGATGATTTCGGGTGGCCGCAAACGCCAGCCTTTCGGCCGGGAGAACAGCTACTTGAAGGAGGTGATGCGCTTGACGAGGTAAGGAACACGCCTGTTTTTGAAGCCCTTCATAGTTGGGTTGTAGTCGATTATGAATGCAAAAGAATATTAGGGCGTTAATGACAGGTTCGTAAGAGACAGACGCGTCGCGGAGCCTCCTCGAAAACAAATCCATGTCGCCATGCCATGCAGGCCTCTCTTGCCTTGACGAAGCGAAGTCCGggcaccgcaccgcaccgcacctCACCGGCGGCCGGCCAGCCCGCCCCGCAATGGAGCTTGATGGAGGGGCATTTCAAGGTTGGCGCAAGTCTGGACCTGGCAATTGGAGTGGATTTGGGTGGAAGCAGCCCAGAATAAGCCCGAGATGGAAGAGGCCGATGGACATGGACTTGGAACCTTGTTGTTTGTCATTGGTGTTTAAACCCCTCACCGGTGGCCGGAGACATCGACTGCCCGTTTTTCtgtgtgtttttttttttccatcCCTCGCCGTTTCTCCGATTGCCGGTCGCTAGGTAATCTGATATTTCCCTCACCAATGGGTGTGACTCGAAATGGCTTGACACATTGGGGAGCATTTCGGTGCGCCTACAATGTCTTGTCTTATCCAAGCAGCAAATGAGCGATTAATTCAGCAGACCCTCCCCcgggccctcctcctcctcctcctcctcctcctcctcacggAATCACAAGTACGCTGTGAGTGATGCAGTACTCCAAAAAAATTACCGGGACGGGCTGGTCTTGTCGGGCTTGGTTGGAGATCCTTCTGCAACACTTCACAGGCAAAACCAGCTGAAGACAATCAGAACAACTAACCAGTCAGTCCACTGACACCTTGAGCGGGCTAGCCAGTCAGAGCGTCGTATCGAACCTGATTCAGCAACGCGAATGGCTTTAATAGGCTCTCCCTTCCCTGCGAAGCCGGGGCCCTGCTCTGTGACGCACGACGCTGCGGCCTTTTACGGCCCTTCTggctctgctgctgggcttGGCCGGAGCTCCCCCGCGCCACGATAAGCGATAAGAGCTCCTCCCTCGCTGGCTCAACCCACGTCACACTCTGTTGAGAGGAGGGGTCTGGCGGGTGATGTGGTGGGTGAGGTGCCCTTTtggccttttttttttctcttcctgtTCTTTTATCCAAGGTACTTGCTATTTTTTCGAGGTGCCGGGCTCGAAAGtggcaccaccaccaccaccaccaccacaacctGTAGCAACTGGTCCCCCGCCATAATAATAAAAACAAACCGCGCTATAATTATCTGGGACGGTCATTTTTCTGCGGCGTGTGCCCCTCTCGTACCTTTGCCCTCCAAACGCCAAATGCCAAACAACCCCAAGCCCGGCCAGGTGTCTcgcagcttcccccccttcgacATCTTCCCAGTCCtagtccaagtccaagtccaagtccaagcTTCCAACCACACTCCGCAGCTCCCAAGCACTTGGCGGCATCTGCCTCGTCTTAACTGGAACTTCATGATCttgccctcttcctcctcctttcccttcctcttcaccTATACCCTCTGATTACGCGCGCACGGCCGATCTACTCGTACGATTATCCCTTGAACATATTACGACCATCTTTGCTGAAtatccccctccccctccctctcccttccacCAACGTCGCCGCGCCACGCCGACTGACCCTCTCACCCGTTTGAAGGGCCGCCTCCCgtctcccttcctcccccatTGACTCCGAGACCCCGACAACCCGTCAACATAACCACTGCCACCATCGTCCTACGCCGTAAACATGGCTCCCACGGCTACTAAGAAGAAGATCGCCGTCATGACTTCGGGAGGTGACTCCCCAGGCATGAATGGTGTAGTGCGCGCTGTAGTCCGAACCGCCCTCCACATGGGATGCGAACCCTACTGCATCTACGACGGGTACGAGGGCTTGGTAGTGGGCGGCGACCAGATCCGCAAGGCATCATGGGGAGATGTGCGCAACTACCTCGGACAGGGCGGTACTCTGATCGGAACCCGCCGCTGCATGGCCTTTTACGAACGCCCCGGCCGGTTgaccgccgccaagaacatGATCCTCCacggcatcgacgccctcatcATCTGCGGTGGTGACGGTTCCTTGACTGGTGCCGACAAGTTCCGCGCCGAGTGGCCTTCTCTGATCGACGAGCTCGTTTCCTCCGGTCAGCTCAAGAAGGCTCAGGTCGACCCCTACAGGCACCTCAACATTGTCGGTTTGGTCGGCTCCATTGACAATGACATGTCTGGCACTGATGCCACCATTGGATGTTACTCGGCTCTCGAGCGCATCTGCGAGATGGTCGACTACATCGAGGCCACCGCCTCTTCCCACTCAAGGGCCTTCGTCATCGAGGTCATGGGGCGCCATTgcggctggctggccctCATGGCCGGCGTTGCGACTGGTGCCGACTTCATCTTCATTCCCGAGAAGCCTAGGGAGGAGAACTGGGAGCAAGAAATGTGTAATATCGTCAAGAGGGTAAGGGCGCGATACCAAACGGCGCGCTGCTGGTCAAACGAAGCTGACAAAAGTCCCTCTAGCACCGAAGCTTTGGAAAGCGCAAGACCATCGTAATCATCGCCGAGGGTGCCCACGACAGCAATGGCAAGAAGATCAGCTCCGAAATGGTCAAGGACCTGCTCGCCGACAAGAATGGACTTGCTCTGGATACCCGCATTACAACTCTTGGTCATGTTCAGCGAGGTGGCACCGCGGTGGCTTACGACAGAATGCTGGCCACGctgcagggcgtcgaggccgtcaaggcaGTCCTCGAAGCTACCCCTGAAACCGAAACCTgcttcatcgccatcactGAGAACCAGATCTGCCGCAAGCCGCTCATGCAAGCCGTCAAAGACACCAAGGAGGTCGCAAAGGCCGTAGACGAGAAGAACTTTGAGAAGGCAATGTCCCTCCGTGACACAGAGTTCGCAGAAATGTTCAGCTCTTACATGATGACCACGAACGTCAGGGTGGACGACCATCATCTGCCTGAAAAGGAGGTTCGTAGCCCACAACTCCATCGTGTGGGTGTGAGCACCGAAAGCTAACACATTGGCAGAGGATGAAGATTGGTTTCATCAACGTCGGCGCCCCCGCTGGTGGCATGAACGCCGCTGTGCGGGCGGGTATCGCCTACTGTCTCTCGCGCGGTCATGAGCCCATCGCCATCCACAACGGCTTTGCCGGTTTCGCCAGACACCATGGCGATAAGCCCGTCGGTGCGGTGCGACCTTTCGACTGGCTGGAGGTTGACAGCTGGGCCAGCAAGGGAGGATCCGAGATTGGCACCAACCGAGAGCTTCCCTCCGAGTCTGGCATGGAGCTCATCGCTAACCTCATCGAGAAGTACGAGTTCGACGGTCTGTTCCTGGTTGGTGGCTTCGAAGCATACCACGCCGTTTCGCAGCTGCGCAAAGCGAGAGAGCTGTACCCCTCGCTGTGCATCCCCATGGTTCTCTTGCCGGCCACGATTTCCAACAACGTTCCCGGGTCAGAGTACTCGCTTGGTTCCGACACGTGCTTGAACGAGCTCGTCCAGTACTGCGACAAGATCAAGcagtcggcctcggccacccGTCGTCGTgtgttcgtcgtcgagacCCAGGGTGGAAAGTCCGGTTACGTCGCGACCCTGGCCGGTCTCAGTGTTGGCGCGAGCGCTGTCTACACGCCGGAGGAGGGTATGGACCTCGAGATGCTGGCTGCCGACGTCCGCCATCTTCGTGAGGTCTTCGCCAAGGACAAGGGCCAGTCCTCGTCCGGTCGCCTGATTCTCATCAACGAgaaggccgacgacgtcttcAACGCCAAGCTCATTGCGGACATCATCCGCAAGGAGGCGCGTGGCCGGTTCGAATCCCGCGACAGTATCCCGGGCCACGTTCAGCAGGGTGGCGTTCCCTCGCCCATGGACAGGTGTCGCGCCGTCAGGTTGGCTATCAAGTGCATGCAGCACCTCGAGGAGTTCCGGCCCAAGTCGCATAACAGGTGCAAGAGGGACCCCATGAGCGCCTCAGTCATTGGCATCAAGGGTGCCCAGGTCACCTTCACCCCCATCCTGGACCTCGAGGACCACGAGACGGACTGGAAGAACCGTCGGCCCAAGAACGTTCACTGGGCGCATATGGGTGACGTGGTCAACATGCTCTCGGGCAGGCCCGCCCACCACAAGCCCGAGCAGAGCCTCACCGGAttgaaggccaaggacgtCAAGAGAGGTCTTGATGACTGAGATAGACGCAGACACACAGGGAGTGAGCGAGTTAGATTCTAATACGGGAGGGATACATAAAAAAGAGAACCGCGAGGGAGGAATAGGGTGCTACTTGATTCAGCCGAGGGGAAACGGGCGCGTCGGGGTTTGGCTTTGATTACCTAGGGAACTTGATCAACGAATACATATTTTCTGTCAGACGACACGCGCGAGCGACTCTCCGCAGGCCGATGGTTTTAACTGCCCGTTACTTCTCTACCAACACTGACCTTCATCTCGGGCATTGCGCGGTGGTCATTGAaggtgcggctagggctgCCCTGGTCCCACAAGCCTCACAACATCGCCCCAACGTCAAGACCAATCCTTTCCGGGACGACATCTCCGCCCCTTGGAACGCGGTCCAGGCCACAATGGGCCGCTCTCAAGTTCTCCACGCAACGGTCAGTTTCCGTCAACACCAAagaaggtaggtaggtaggtatgttGCGTGATCACAATCACAATCACAGCAGTTCAGACGACATTGTTATACACATGTCAACAGGTCGACGGATGGGATGAGTGCTGGGGGGGAGCAGctcccttcctttccccccaCGGGCTTCGATTCAAAAACCATCAAACCCCGGTTCCTGGGAACCTTGTAGGAGGCCAGTCCCCTGGTCCCCTCTCCGATCGAACGGATTGGTGGAATTGGGAAACCTGGTCATCGTGGTAGTTGCCTGTCTTGCCCGTCCCATGTCCCAACCGACTTCAGCATGCCTGAAAGTGGCTACTTGCAGACAGCCCACCGTCGAGAACCATGTCCCGGCGACAAAAGTCCTGAGTGGTTGCCAAGCAGGCGGTCGACGGGCCACCTTATCTTGTTAGCAGCTTGGCTCCGAATGCTGCGTCGTCCCGGTGTAAGAAGAAGCGTGCGCGAAGACTTCGCTGAGAGCTCGGCGccccccacacacacacctaaCAATATGCGGCTGACGGGGCCTCCGACCGAAGAGTACAGCTAGATTCTCCCTTGGGGGTTTGGTCACCGGGCGGGCTGAGGAGGGCAACCCCGAAAGCAGGAAACGTTTGCTGAACCGCTTGGGAATGGAGGAGGGGTGCAGACACGACGCGGCTGAAGGATCGAGGTTTGGGGGCCGTCGATTACTCAATCGTACGGCTGGGCTCGTTTGCTGCTCGTATGGGCAACACCCGAAAGGATCTTGAACATCTATTTTCTGTACTGCTCAAATCGTCTCGAGGCTGGAGACGGCTGATCCTTTAATGGAATGAGAACTTCCATCGGCCCCCAAACTTCTTTACCAAAGGACCAGCTAACTGACTGGTCCGACATCGTCGGTCTGGTCAAGAGAGCCCCCACCTAGGATGAGCCCCGGCGAACCCTTGCCCGGTGTGGGGCAGGGGCGCTCAGTAAGCACCAGCTGA
This window contains:
- a CDS encoding Putative mediator complex, subunit Med17, with the translated sequence MASGSSMPFSSLHPIPTGSRKPKSLGEFIARVQSDRGFRNVTEESLREELENKQNDAAEVKEEDTAMAEGIDDSEEPPDAGAARMEVLRNIDVAQNAALMTLDFVSLLLSKESPAQAGVTLSQALREWTGIGTLGIAKREDNEEQKQRDAERAKDNRDVSLGWALLDIETTKESADKAASHLSKEVEREAKYWNEVLAVHQAGWSMCRLPAERHTLGVRFGFSEASPEFRNSSLAPLRRGDDGTALLQHGRVGAGSQRLSITVSRSGETTGRLAIGSSVPDSALLPDRVLEARNTIFAQELWHELHREAHSLASYGVRANNDSINFNPASGPSLTLELESLEDNVAVTGTSDDNVLAEATHLGLHILLSHAHRLNELQRLRPTPPHQRRNQAQNQYHLLRPIIAKILYDRSVEQVTSFAGDITRILRRAGVQAAAFTLNTPPCPTADLKNTSGGASNRPNASQALTNMLTSPADFQVELTLTPTSRLQIRGRTFLLPLTTTQFQLQLLPSLAEPPNPEPAPSTLQVSYPPSRDPYPDFSSVQLYIANAASHALADFAMSFIPPPSSEPSDPALAEWTKSVRGTAIRDIDTETREVRFDILGNGPQGRPTLQIGAAWRAGDKPLIKRWAWPAVGEDAGKSATQPHIGDIVAAVVQSKEI
- a CDS encoding Putative Phosphofructokinase domain-containing protein — protein: MAPTATKKKIAVMTSGGDSPGMNGVVRAVVRTALHMGCEPYCIYDGYEGLVVGGDQIRKASWGDVRNYLGQGGTLIGTRRCMAFYERPGRLTAAKNMILHGIDALIICGGDGSLTGADKFRAEWPSLIDELVSSGQLKKAQVDPYRHLNIVGLVGSIDNDMSGTDATIGCYSALERICEMVDYIEATASSHSRAFVIEVMGRHCGWLALMAGVATGADFIFIPEKPREENWEQEMCNIVKRHRSFGKRKTIVIIAEGAHDSNGKKISSEMVKDLLADKNGLALDTRITTLGHVQRGGTAVAYDRMLATLQGVEAVKAVLEATPETETCFIAITENQICRKPLMQAVKDTKEVAKAVDEKNFEKAMSLRDTEFAEMFSSYMMTTNVRVDDHHLPEKERMKIGFINVGAPAGGMNAAVRAGIAYCLSRGHEPIAIHNGFAGFARHHGDKPVGAVRPFDWLEVDSWASKGGSEIGTNRELPSESGMELIANLIEKYEFDGLFLVGGFEAYHAVSQLRKARELYPSLCIPMVLLPATISNNVPGSEYSLGSDTCLNELVQYCDKIKQSASATRRRVFVVETQGGKSGYVATLAGLSVGASAVYTPEEGMDLEMLAADVRHLREVFAKDKGQSSSGRLILINEKADDVFNAKLIADIIRKEARGRFESRDSIPGHVQQGGVPSPMDRCRAVRLAIKCMQHLEEFRPKSHNRCKRDPMSASVIGIKGAQVTFTPILDLEDHETDWKNRRPKNVHWAHMGDVVNMLSGRPAHHKPEQSLTGLKAKDVKRGLDD